One genomic region from Ptychodera flava strain L36383 chromosome 14, AS_Pfla_20210202, whole genome shotgun sequence encodes:
- the LOC139149570 gene encoding apolipoprotein(a)-like yields the protein MIAILLTTLFIVVDFSESASECYYAVDGYDYRGTVSTTVSGYTCQKWTEQSPQSHDRTPENYPNAGLGEHNYCRNPDGTSGAWCYTTDPNNRWELCDIGEPGENCEETSECYHEADGNDYRGTVSRTENGITCQEWTEQSPHSHDRTPENYPDEGLGEHNYCRNPDGTSGAWCYTTDDSVRWELCDIGEPEENCEEANECYHAVDAYDYRGAVSRTENGRTCQKWTEQSPQSHDRTPEKYPNAGLGDHNYCRNPDGTSGAWCYTTDPNNRWELCDVGQPDENCVSASECYHEADGNDYRGTVSRTENGITCQEWTEQSPHSHDRTPENYPDEGLGEHNYCRNPDDTSGAWCYTMDSSVRWELCDIGQPEENCEPTANECYYEYDGNDYRGAVSRTENGRTCQKWTEQSPQSHDRTPENYPDEGLGNHNYCRNPDGTSGAWCYTTDPSVRWELCDIGQPYENCGPPNECYHETDGSDYRGAVSTTVSGYTCQEWTEQSPQSHDRTPENYPKGGLGEHNYCRNPDGTSGAWCYTTDPSVRWELCDIGEPEENCVVTSAPITKGPPPTPEAPVIAPHIPTQPRNYTYSNTATM from the exons CCAGTGAATGTTATTATGCTGTTGACGGGTACGATTATCGTGGCACTGTTTCGACGACTGTAAGTGGGTATACATGTCAAAAATGGACAGAACAGAGTCCACAATCGCATGACAGGACTCCAGAGAATTATCCAAACGCCGGCCTTGGAGAACATAACTACTGTCGTAACCCTGACGGCACGTCGGGTGCTTGGTGCTACACGACAGATCCAAATAATCGCTGGGAATTGTGTGATATTGGAGAACCAGGTGAAAATTGTG AGGAAACAAGTGAATGCTATCATGAAGCTGACGGCAACGATTATCGTGGAACTGTTTCGAGAACTGAAAACGGCATAACTTGTCAAGAATGGACAGAGCAGAGTCCGCATTCGCATGACAGGACTCCAGAGAATTATCCTGATGAAGGACTTGGAGAACACAACTACTGTCGTAACCCTGATGGTACGTCCGGTGCTTGGTGCTACACTACCGATGATTCTGTTCGTTGGGAACTGTGTGATATTGGAGAACCAGAAGAAAATTGTG aGGAGGCCAATGAATGCTATCATGCAGTCGATGCATACGATTATCGTGGAGCTGTGTCGAGAACTGAAAATGGTAGAACATGTCAAAAATGGACAGAACAGAGTCCACAATCGCACGACAGGACTCCTGAAAAGTATCCGAACGCAGGACTTGGAGATCACAACTACTGTCGTAACCCTGACGGCACGTCTGGTGCTTGGTGCTACACGACAGATCCAAATAATCGCTGGGAATTATGTGATGTTGGACAACCGGATGAAAATTGTG TTTCAGCCAGTGAATGCTATCATGAAGCTGACGGCAACGATTATCGTGGAACTGTTTCGAGAACTGAAAACGGTATAACTTGTCAAGAATGGACAGAGCAGAGTCCGCATTCGCATGACAGGACTCCAGAGAATTATCCTGATGAAGGACTTGGAGAACACAACTACTGTCGTAACCCTGATGACACGTCTGGTGCTTGGTGCTACACTATGGATTCTTCTGTTCGTTGGGAACTGTGTGATATTGGACAACCAGAAGAAAATTGTG AACCGACGGCGAATGAATGCTACTATGAATATGATGGCAACGATTACCGTGGAGCTGTTTCGAGGACTGAAAATGGTAGAACATGTCAAAAATGGACAGAGCAGAGTCCACAATCGCATGACAGAACTCCTGAGAATTATCCTGATGAAGGACTTGGAAATCACAACTACTGTCGTAACCCTGACGGCACGTCTGGTGCTTGGTGCTACACCACAGATCCTTCGGTTCGTTGGGAATTGTGTGATATTGGTCAACCTTATGAAAATTGTG GACCACCAAATGAATGTTATCATGAAACTGACGGCAGCGATTACAGGGGAGCTGTTTCGACGACTGTAAGTGGGTATACGTGTCAAGAATGGACAGAACAGAGTCCACAATCGCATGACAGGACTCCAGAGAATTATCCAAAAGGCGGCCTTGGAGAACACAACTACTGTCGTAACCCTGATGGCACGTCCGGTGCTTGGTGCTACACGACAGATCCTTCGGTTCGTTGGGAACTGTGTGATATTGGAGAACCAGAAGAAAATTGTG TGGTGACATCAGCACCTATAACGAAAGGCCCACCACCTACACCGGAAGCTCCTGTAATAG ctccACATATTCCAACTCAGCCACGTAA